The following DNA comes from Anopheles arabiensis isolate DONGOLA chromosome 3, AaraD3, whole genome shotgun sequence.
TGTTGTATGAAACATCCTAATCATACATGAGCTAATGTACTCGAGCTTAGCCGTTGATGTTAGTATTTTTGGGATGAAATAATCTGGACTGGATCCTGCTGTTATTTTGGGAAGAGGCTTTGCATGAATTGTTGCCATAATTTCAGCcatcaaaagaaaaactccTTATAAATGATAGCTAAAACCGTAAACTccacatatacacatacaaTATTCTATAATGCTGGAAGAAACAGTAAGAGATAtgattgtttgtgttgctgctgtaatCATCATTTATTACCTTCCCGGTCATCCGCTTCACGGTTCCCATTCATCTTTGTGTTCGCAATCACTCGACCAACGAATTAAACATTCCGCCTCGTTTCGCACATAATCATCACGCATGAAACGATTAACATCTCCACCATCCCAGCCCTCTCTTTAGCACTGTCTAATTGCCTTTTCGAGCAGCAAcagactaaaaaaaaaaaaaaggaaacacaacaGACAACCACGCTTCGGCGCTTATCAGCCCCGACAGTTGTGACATCCACCCTTCGTCGGCTGACCTCGGTACGCGTCCGACCGGGCCGGCGGTGCGATCGGTTGATTAATGTTGTACTGTCCCTCGGCGTACGGGATTAGGATCGGCACGTAGACAAGCTGCGGGGTGCGCTTTTGCGTCTTGAGCAGCTGGACCACGCTGCGGCACGAGTTTTCGTTCGCGTTGCTGTAGGCCGTCGGATTGTTAGCCATGCCGGCCAGCAGCATGTTCAGCGTGATGACCTGCGAATTGACTGCTTCGATCTGGGCCAAAAGCTGCGTAATGTTTAGGCTGTACTGGGAGGAGGCGGCAAGCTGGCCGGCCGTGGTCTGGTAGCCTGCTCCACCCTGGTCTTCGCCCGCGTAACCACCGGTGTGGATGGGATAGACGTGCCCGTTGAACTGGTCCAGATTGATGTTGGCCGGATTAATGTCCGGGAGCGATCCCTGGTTCCAGCCTTGGGgaggttgctgctggtgctgctgctgtccgccGGCATTCTGGTAGCCACCTTGATCGAGACGCTCCTGTCCCTGCTGGTGGTTGCTATTGCCCTGCACATAGATACCGGGGTACAGGGGTTGCTGCTCCCCGAGCCCGTTTTCGCCGACGTGGCGATCGGTAGCCTCCGATCCTGATCCACGAAGATCGACGTACGTGCGGGGTGTGGTTGGAATCGTGTACTGCGTTGGTTGAGGCAATGCAGGCGCCGCCGGTTGAGCCGTCACGTGAGTCGTCGTAGGAGCGGTCGGTGACCCGGGAGCAACCTTCTGCACGGGGGCCTGATTGCTGGCGGCAGGTTCGAGAATTTCGTTCAGCCGAAAGCAAGACTCGGGCATGTAGAGATTGTTCCACTCCACCACCTGCTCGTCGTAGTCCTTACCCTTGACAGCACCGTCCAGCTTGTTCCTGAGAGTGAGATAAAGATAGTGTACCGTCAGTTGGGTTTTGAGGTCTTTTGAGTACAAAAGATGGCTCAACCAAACGTACAAACTGTCGGCAAGTTTGGCGGTGAAGATCTTGGTGGGTCGGTTCGGGAAGATGATCCGGTAGCCCATACGATCGGCGACATAGTACACGAGGTGCTTGCGGTTGGAGGGATCGACGTAGCCGTAGCAACCGTACGTTACATCATCCGGACCCTTTACCTTGTGCTGGAACTGATTGTTCACTGTCTGCACATGGTAACCGTAATCGAATTCCCCTGGAAGGATGAGGAAAGGAACTCACTCAAGCatccaaaaaacaaactaactcAGAAGTGCTTTTAGCTCCACACACTAGAACCAACCTCGCTTCATATCCTGCCGATGGTACACCTCGGCATTCGGTTGATTCACGTGCACCTCCATCGTGTTTGCCGCCACCATCCGCACGATGATGGCCAGCACTATCTGGAAAAGGAGAGTGTTATTCTCACCTTAAGCGCAAAATATTGACCCAAAACCGAACCAAACCTACCGCCCCTAGAGCACCCATAATCGAACGTGAAAGTGAAGCAGAATAGCAACACCCAAAACCCTTAGCTCCTGTCTCTGTCTTAATGCACGAACTGCTCTTAACAGACTGATCAAGCAGCCCTGATGGCTCAGGATTTGTTCGCCGCCAGCTTCACCGgccgtttgttttcatttggcGATTGATTACGCACGGGGTCCGCTATCGCACAGCTtggctttctctctctctctttctctctctgtggcTTGGTACACAACGGGAAGTACAGCGACCGGGGAATCTGTGACCCAGATAGTTCTACAGCCTTCGTTTGCGGAGGGTTTTAAATTGATTGgaggtttgttttaattactttaaGCGTAGACATTGTCCAagaattcatatttttttcgcGGAAATGTGATAAGCATGTTTAGCTGGTTCGGATTTTCTCAACACAATCAACAACTAGGCAAGACTGTTTAGTGGACGTTTAGATGATTAAGAAATTTgttcatttcttttatttcaatatCTTCAACAAAATTGCATCACTTTATTTGTTGAACTTTGCTCGCCAAATTTGTTTGACTTCCAAAGGCGTCCATTCTTCCATGGTGGTCGGGCTCGTTTCTTCTGCTCGATTCTTAAGTACGCTTGTAGGTCTCTATATCAAAATACATAAACAAACCATTAAACTTCCTCTTATCACTTTCATTAATATTACAATCATTTACTTACCGTTGCGTTATGGGCACAACTGGGTGGAATAAATACGGCTGCAGCATGCCGCTAGGTGCAGCACACTGTCAGCAGCACCGCACAGCGATAGAACATCAGCAACAACGCTCCGAAAACGGTCACCACGAAATCCATCTTAAGACTGCTGATTAGACAACGATCGACAGAGCATTTTAATGCTTTCGGACGCTGCTACCTCAGCagacgaaaacgaaaaaaccaAATCCACTCGTACCTGGAACATTCCAGTGTCTGATCGATTGGGCgattcttcctttttttttgcttgctgtgaAGGGCGTGAGCGATGGAATTTTTTACCgtagaaacaaaaacccgTAATAATAGAAAATGATGGGGTTTTTTGGTGTGCGTGGCTCTGTTTGGGTAGAATTCTTCGATTGCTTCTACTATTGCTACCCCTTTTACTGTCTAAAAAACCTaccatattttaataaaatcaagAAACCAGCCCCAGCTTCttcaaatgaaacaattaCCCGTCGGTTTGTACCGTTCCATCAAATCGACAACTCCTTCCAGTGCTCTACAACTTCAACAGTCACGCCGGAACCGGTCGCCGGAAATCCTTCCCAGCCCCATTTTAATCAAAACGCACCCACTTTTGGGGACCCCCGTCTTCCTTCCTCCTTGCCGCTCACCACGCAAAGTCAAAGACCCGTAACGGACCATGTTCCAGCCAGCGGCTGTGTGCGAATCCGCGCTCATGCGAACAGCGGGCGCGGGGGCCCATTTGTCCCGTGGCCCGGGTCCCCTTTTATTATGCGCGAAATTAATTCCCCTATCACGATTGCAAAGCGGGACCGAATTACgattgtgtctgtgtgtgtgtgtgtgtgcttgtttccCGTTTCCAGTGTGGCGATAAATTGCACGAAACCCTCCCTTCCACAGTCCGCCTTCTTTTTGGCACGCGCTTGTGATCTTCCATCAAACCCGCAAGGGCCCGCGTTTGCCCGACCCGGTTCAATGcaatttcaatcaaattaaGTTCATTTATGCGTTATTATTACCTGCCATTATCGCACTTTTTAACCCGCAAACCGAGGCCCAGACCTAGGCTGACAGTGAGTGTCCGCTCTGTGTGTCTCTCCTACTGTCCTACTATTGCCGGATCGTGGCGGTGAAAAACGCATCAAACATCAATTGTGCTGAAAAGTGCTGGTTATCCGTAGCGGTACCGTAATGGATTGCTATTGGATTGGTTGCACGGTTGCCATCGCTCGCATTATCCCTTCCACTGCACAGTGCGGGAGCGCTGTTAATGCAAAGCAAATCCACAGCCCCAGCCCAAAACCCGGCAAAAGCTTCTCGTGAGTGCGGATGGGATTGGTTATTTTTACAGGATTTAAATAAGCACGGCCCCCGGGGAGGGCGAGGGACTTGTGTAACCACATTGGCAGCGCGCTTGGTTTTGGTACGGCAAAGGTagtaataattaatataaaatttgaataaattaattgaaaataaataaactcacCGAGAGGGGCTGTTTGGGAGGAGGGCAACAGTGTAACCCTTTATTGGGGCCGTGTTGTTTGTTGGGCCTGCGGAAACAAAACTCACTAAATCTACTTTGCCAATTATTGCTGCAGTTATTAATCGTTTCTGGTGCTGTTAAGTGGATTATGCGTGCAATTGGCTTTTTGTGCTTCAACTAAATCCGACTGGAATTGAAAATATCGTTATGATTGGTAAGCATGCTTAGCTTTTAGTATTGAAAAAGCTCTAATAAAAAACAGAGCAACAGAGTAACGCAATTGCAGCTGCACTGCTTATTGTGCACAGAGCCTTGGTCCGTTTTCGAAGCTTCCCAGGACCAGGCATATATTTTAAGCATGGTCAGTTGTTTAATTCTCGGTACTCAGCACTTTCCCGCTTGTGGCCCATTGTTTCCATCTTTCCATCCAACCGCAGCCTGTCGGAAAATGtaacattttgcactgaaGAAAGCTTGGCAAAGATTACATCATAACACGCTCGCCTTGTATCGCCTCCTCGCTCGGCTTCTTCAGCTCCTCCGGGCACGGGGCAATCTTCCGTTGAGATGTTGTTAAGTAATCATGCAATATAATTACGGAACGTGTGCAGGGCTTCTTTTGAAGTCCGGCCCGGGTGTCCTACTTCAATCCACTGCTCTTCTCTTCCTCCGCAAGTCACCCCGCAGTGCAGTGCAGGTTGATTCTCGCGACTCATCTTGGCTGTGGAGCgaccagcagcatcagcacgtTCTGTTCGCCAAGCACACGTTGCGTTACAAAATTACAGTCCTGAAGACTTTTGCCAAGACCACGACCGTGCGCATATCGCGCTTGAGAAGATGCTTTGGTGGTGCTTGCCCCAGTCCGGCCAGCAAAATGGTcgtgttgcgcgtttcgggtTGCTGGCGGTCTTCGTCACCGTCAGCGTTAATGCCAGGCGGCATTTAGCGCTAATGTATAGCGTACGGCTTCCGATCCAATCGAAACCGTTCGGTTCGGTGAAGAAGCTTTGCCTGCAGGCCGTCAgcacaaccaaaccaaaccagtCATAAGCGTGTGCCCACGGCACAAGCGGCATCGTTCTCGTGCCGGTGGAGTTTAGTTTACCACTGACAGATAAGTTATCGCGTGAGTGTGGTACATGACAATCCAATGATTGTAGTATTCTTTGTCGCTTCATCTGAGGTTTTGAGGAGGACATTTgtgggaaaaaaaaacatcattaacataccttttttaattacattgtatttatttaatgtaAGCAGATGTATCTTctggtttgatttttaaattaattattaattgaattaaattaatttattcattttacgCTTCTTTCTTATGTTTCATTAATTCTTCTAATACTCAATTTTCTTCTAATACTAATACTTTCTGATCGTTGTTCGCCACTTTGTAAGAAGATTTTTCACACTATTTTAACCTAAGTAGcatgtttttaaacatttttgaaacttgataaaaaatggttaaaatcattatttgaaattaaaaatatctttGTCTACTATTTATTTACAAAGTTTTGTAGCATTTCTCGAGTCCGAGGGCCATAAAACATTAGTACAGAAAGACCTCAGACCTTAAGTAATAGGGTAGTGTAATACAAAACTTGAGCAACACAAAGATGAAAAAATATCTTGCATCCAAAGGACATCACCAAAGACAGAACGTAGAGAAAAGAAACGTAGAGAAAGAAATTGAAGAAACCCCCCAAACCCGAAAACATGGGCATAAGTACACATTTAAGGATCAAGACTTGGGCAAATGTGCTTCAACTATCTCTGAACATATGGACAACAAATGTGGTGGAACTTCCTTGCCGTAAATAAAGCTCGCCGAACGCTCAACAGATCCGTTCTGAATCGGACGTAAGATcgtacatttatttttcttcaactCTTGTATGAGAAATCAGTGTTATCCCTGATAAAAAATACGACCTGTTTGACTCGTTTGTTCGAGATTGTGCCGTGTATCGAAAATTGTTTAGTATCACCAAGCTGAAACTTGGGATGTCCTTTGCGCAAAAGCATAAGCAAATAGTATAAAAATAAGGCCGATCGAGTGATCCTTTGTAAAGCATGAACTATTTTGCCTAATACCGCTTTAGCGCATTTCCCGTCGGGTGATCCTTTTCAGTATTGCTGAAAACGCATTTTATTGCGAGGTTTATTGGACCCCGTGTGTCCATATTAGTGTTGGAAATTTCgctaaaaaaaggaacggaacggaactagttcatttttcaaaaagaacggaacgtgaacctgggggggggggggttatcATATCGGACACCAAATCTAGATGGGTTCAACCTATTCCCAGTAAGCTGTACCAGCTGTGCTAATATAAAGCATGCATTTATTATCTaccatttttttaactttttataTGCGACGACCATTTTCGGTCAAAGCcttcctgtaccactaatAGGCTTGGCTATCAGTAACTTATTAAATGCCCATAGCTGGATAATCATCCCGGCGTATGGGGGCTGATGTTATTGAGtgctacgagttgacgattgtatcacgagattgACTAATTATTTGAATCGTTAACAAGATCACAGCACTCAAACGGTTgtcgaatggaacagaatgcttcaaatcgaatggccaaatattggaatcatgccGAGTGCCAAGATCATGTGGACATCGTGGCATtaaaaatgaatacattttattttcgttgttcatactcgcatatcataatacatcttttccaacccgttctgccatatgagtactaatttaaattttataatagttatttGTCTAGTTTAGACTAgctaaattataacaaaaagtagaatagatgttacaaattgcaccataataccaaatgcaacaccctttttggtttcgcttatcacgatttttatatacgatacgcgacgaagtgcgatgaatattcctgtgagcatgggagagtgctcaggcaacacatactgtatgcgagaaagagtgaacagttatcttgcatgcagcaagcaacagccggacaaagccagttttttcaaagaacggaacgcacgaacgatagcaccttgctaacaatattgaagcggcaaagaccggaacggaacggagtgaACCGAAAGaacgaaacggaacggaatgaacggaaagaacggaatgaacggaaagaacgaaatgaacggaacggaacggaatgaacggaatgaacggaacggaatgaacggaacggaatgaacggaaagaacggaatgaacggaacggaacggaacggaacgaacggaaagaacggaatgaacggaacggaacgattttgtataaaggatcggaacggaacggcctacataaagaacggaactttttttactaggttcggACCGGAACGGCCAACACTAGTCCATATTGCTGACGCCTATCCTTGAACGCGTGTATCGGGCCATtcccaaaaatatttttgtttaggCCGGCGATCATCACACAATAAGTTATCCTTGGGTTTTCTCTCATTTTTTCAGGATGGTCTTCaacgttttcttttgctgtacATTTGTCGAATATTCCATTCACATTGTGCGTTCACCTAAAGAGAACATGAATATTCAAGGATATTTGAAGGTTGAGAACTGAATtaaagtttaattttcatgaaaagtttatttcacgatcgtttataaagcaaaacagcaTGATTTACAAGAAAAGTAGTTAAATTACTAGAGTATAAATCTTTGTTGTGATACTCTTCTCTAACAAGCTAAATTTTTAGCACATTTTTCTTagtttggtttcttttttctattaaaacatttaaatacaaGCGAAATCTACAATTTACCAGTAGTTTGGATTTTCATGTCTTCTTTTATGTTTACTATCAACAAGACCACCAATGGCGATAAATTGtctgattgattgatttttcaaaCGCTCCATTCGTGCAACTGTTCCTCGTTCTGTCCCATAtcagttttttattttgttttgcgattTAAAACCTCAaacgtacaaaaaaataacaatcattccaacgcaccaccagcagctaGGCGATAGATAAATTTACACAAAACCCACAGAAATGTAAACACAAATCTACCACAGTACTCCCACTAGACCGATACCGAAAGCCCCCGCTGTGGCGTTGCGTGTTTGGAGTTTGCACCCTTTTGCACTATTTGTACATAAATCCAGTAGTTTCCCACGAAAAATTACAACCAAACAGCAGTGACGGGGGAAATGGGGAGAACCGCAGCAGCAATGTtcaatgcaacaacaacaaaaaaatctttgaAACATTTCTTACTAATTTGCATGCCAGCGACAGGATGCAGCCTGTGTGTTTGCAATATGCATTGGCGCTGTTCGCATAGATTgtcatgtgtatgtgtgttgttattttttgtttcggtcCTTATTTTAATACCACGcatatgttttcatttcacaaCATACCCAGACCAGacgatggttttttttgctgcacacGCCCGTGCTTTTTTGCGCCTGGAATGTCCATCAGTACACGTAAAGCATTTAGGTACAATACAGAACATTTTACCCAGAAAGAGACATCCTCACAGCGGTTGTCGGgaatgtagaaaaaaaattgtcaaCCTTGTCTGCGCTTGGATTttttaaacccttttttaTCTACCCAAATATATTCATAAACAACGTCCTGTCGGAGTACCCTTGAAAATGCCTGCGAATATCCCGAAATAACCGATTCCGCTTGCTGGGCGAATCAATTGAAAATGCACTAAAACTGAGTGTGTCTGATAGTTTATGTAGTtgttggaaaattaaaattcatcccacacccacacaaaccTTGCGTACTGCCTCAATTTAAAACGACACACGTGGCTTTGGCTGGTAAATAACACTCGGCTACGGTTGAGCcggacaaaaaaaactgtatgAATTTGATACCAGAAAATGGGTTTTTGCTTCGCCGAAGCGACcatttgcaacattttaaTTACATGCAGAACGTGATGACAGCGATTTCATCAGCGATCATGTACGGTgttcgtgatgatgatgatgatgatgatgatgatgatgtggagGAGACCGGTGATGAGGATGGATTCGTTTTGTGGTGAGTGTGCGTGATTACTAGGCAGATAAAGTAAAGCTGTCGAGGCAACATTTTGAATGCTTTTCACACCAACAATTGCAGTGCAGTGAAAGCGTTGTACTGTACCGAGTTCATTCAATTGTAAATACCATTAGTTTAAAGTTAATGATTCATAATGCTTTGATTTGATTAAGCTCAATTGAAGCGTTTGATTAAGAGGTTTTGAATCTGCCTAACAACAGACAATCACATGCTTCAGAACCATCAAACCATCACAAAACTAATTTGTTGGAAAGCACAAATGTAATCGGTTCGATTTTAAGCtgattttaaaatgtaaaccTTATAAAAACTAACGaacatttttaacaaaaaaagcataaaaaatacaagaaaacgataaaaagTTGAGGGGCTTTAACAACATCATTGCAAGCAGTTGTTAGTGTGGCGAAGAGAAAAGGGGAACAAAGCATATGTACTACGGGTGTAATTATTTTCCTACCCATGGAACACACATTGTCGAAAAGCTGTACCCGTTTATACCCAAAAAACTACCTCATCTCGAATGCTGTTACATAGGTGGACGATGTAATACCCAAAAGGAACATGGTTGCGGTATAAATAAGCCCGCACCGCTCTTCTCCAGTCAGAACTGTTTCAACCGTCAAGAGGGAACTATGTCCTTCCTTAACTCCGTCGCCTCATTTCATGAGCCTCGGTGGTTCCTTCGTTCAAACTAAATTGGTGATCGTTTCAACGAATCCCTCGAAGATCGTCTGAACGATCCTGGCTTGCGTACTGCTGATTGTATTACATCGCAAGTGTGATCATCAAACCAAAGAAGGCAAAAGAACGGCTAAAACAAATAGTGCCATGGAAAAACTGAACAGTGGTATGTAAAAGAGCTGCAACACAAGAAGCATCGTCAAGAACTTTTCCCGTAAAAAAAGTGTAGTGACTGTGCCAAAACTCTGCTTATTCAAGTGCAAGTGAGCTACAAACACGAACATTAGCGATCATCTTGCGAAAAACAACCCCAGCACCGAAGGTAATTTTGTGTCAAATGTACGCAGAGTACAGTGTCCAAGAACGAGATCATTTATAGCGTGAAGTGAATGAAAAGCACCAAGTGCTAATCAAAGTAAGCAAGTAACCAAAGAGATGCAGTAATCCAAACATTGCCATAGACATGGCAATTGAGAAAAAGGGTCATCTGAAAGCTTccacaaaataaacataaaagatATGTTCAGTCTTCGTAGCAGACAACTTGAAGTGCTCAAGTGCAAGATAAATGTAGACAGAACACCTACGCCTGGAAACAGGACAGATGCGCACGGCACAACCAAATAACagtgaaacaaaagcaaaggaGAAAAGTCAAAGTGATAGTGCAACACGGATTGTCAAGCGAGAATGGACCGGAGTCCCAACCGATCGACAACGGCTGAGCAGCAGAAGGTGAAACCCGATAACAACCGCGCATCGTCAGTGAGAATGATAGTGACATCTAAACGTAAATACCAACAATGCGGTGTTCTCCTATTGAAATGTTCTGCTCATTCGTTCTGCATTGCAATCAAtttttaacaataatttaaaaccaaGCGATGCTTTGAATCGTGATTAATAATATTTGATTGTACCGATCTTCTGGATTCTTCTAGAATGTTGGAACAGTTAGGAATAGTTATTGCTCACTATAGGAGCGAtagcaaacaatttaaataccGACTATTCGGTACTTTACGACTAaggattttaaaaacattgctTTCGAGTGGCATTTGTGAAAGTAATTTTCAACGATCACTAAATTTTGAAACTGTTCATCGTTCAACAAAGGATCCTGTATCATATTATATCATCTTTGAAAAACCACTTGAATTCCTTAATTTACTGATAACGTCGTAATTGTTATCAATGACAATGTTTGAGCTAgtgaaggaaaagaaacgcGGACGCGACTGCTCTGGTTCAGTTCTTGTTTGTAAGTCCTTTATtaacaatgaaaaaaatgtcTAATATTCTATTTTACTTTCTAGGTTAACCCGATTTTCCGGGGTACGCTGAGGTCTTTCTCTCCAGCTTTGAGGTTTCTGTTCCCTCCAGTTTTGTGCGGGCTTTTTCCAGTTCTTGGCGATTCCTCGCTGTGGGGATGAGGGATCATTCACTTGGTATGATTCCGCCTTATCGATTGCCTGTCCTAAAGAGGCGAATTTTCCCGACATTACTATTGTTTGGTATTGTTCCTTTCTTAGACCAGTGACTAGGGCTTGCATTCCCGCCCTATTTGCCTTTTCAGTGGCTCTTGCTGCTGGCGTTTCTTCCTCCAGATAAGCATTTTCGAGTTGTGTGATCAACTCTACTATTTCTTCCCCAAAAGTCTTTGCTGTCCCCTTTTGTGTAGTTCGTTTTATGATCTCCACGAGATCCTCTGGTGTTTTTTTGATATGCATTTTGTCGATATTTTTTCTATAATGGTTTGGATATCCGAAGGGTTGTCTCCTACTACTGTAAGGGCTTTTCCCCTTAATTTTGATACAACGACGCAAACAGCGATCCAGTTGTTTGCGTCTTCCACTACGGCCTTTAACGCTTTTAAGGCTGCAATAAATGTTAAAGATTCTTTTTCGTTGCCGTTGTATGTCGGCACTAGTGACGCGATTTTAATGATTTCTACTGGCGAAGTCATTGTTCGTGAAACTTTATCCAGACTTTTTTTCTCATGAAACTGGACGAGTTCCGTCAATTCACAGTAGATTTTCCTACTGCTTCGTACCAGATTATTTAATTCGTcctcttttatttttccttcgagTTTGACAAGGTCGATTTGTAATTTTTCGTACCCGTCgctaatttgttttttaattattctaaGCTGACACGACCTAAAAGTTTTTGCAATATCTTTCAGCCGGTCTTTAATGGTTTCTAGGTTTGAAATATGTTCAGTTAGTGAAGATGCCTTGAAATAATTTGACTACTTTTTTCTTTAGTTATCTATAATTTCATTTGTTGCGAGAGCCTTAACGATTTCAACTGTGGCTGCCGCAGTATCTAACGCTCCTTTTCTTGGTGTAGCCCTCTTACAGAAAATGACGCTTTCTGCAGGCGCAAGAATCTTGGAAAGGTTTACCTTCTCGTGTTCATTGAACATCCATTGCACGAACTGCAGTGCTTTCCTGTAGCTACTGCGTGctgcttgctgttgttttttgatGCTTGCTCGCATCTCGTCAGGGCTGTTTTCTGCGTCTGGTTTCGCTGTCGCTTTCTTCTTGCAGATGCTGCCTCGGCTTTGAAgggattgtttttgttctgctcGGGTTGGAATGTGCACTTTTCACTCGTTCACTTGGTATTTATACCTTTTTATTTTGGCAGTGACAAAACTTTGATGgcttgtttgtgtgcctgtgcTTTAACCGTTTTGtataatgttttaaataacTTAACCACACAAATTATGATCATAAGCACCAGAATCAAATTTAGTTCGAGTTCGTGGGCTTCGTGCTGCTCCGTATGAATGTTCTGGGTTTGCACAATATTTAAATCTGTGTTTCCTTTCACATTCGTTTCCGGTTTCGAGTTATCATTACCCATACTAGCTATATATGTGTTTTCactaagtgtttttttttaaataagttCCACGGCACAAACACTGCACTTATCGTTTGTAACTTACTACCGCGCTTCGCTTGCGGTCTCGATTTCGctgtcgttttttgtttttaaaacctTGCGACACTGCACTTGTTGCTTATTGTCGATGTTTATAAACACTTCACCTGCTATGGTTTGCACCTGATAGTCACTTGTTTCTCACGCTTTTGCTCGTGGTATCGATTTCActtatgatttttgtttacgcGCACTTATTTGGGACGATAACGGTTGCTTACGCGCACTTGTTTAAACTATCCCGGTCGCCATGCGGTGATGGGAATAATTGCTGTTGGTTCGGTACGGGTTCGCGTCATAGGCCTGGTGGTAGCGCTGAGTTAGCACTTCGCGATTGGCGCGGTAAACTAATCGAACTTGACCTTGCGTAACAAT
Coding sequences within:
- the LOC120903586 gene encoding uncharacterized protein LOC120903586, which codes for MGALGAIVLAIIVRMVAANTMEVHVNQPNAEVYHRQDMKRGEFDYGYHVQTVNNQFQHKVKGPDDVTYGCYGYVDPSNRKHLVYYVADRMGYRIIFPNRPTKIFTAKLADSLNKLDGAVKGKDYDEQVVEWNNLYMPESCFRLNEILEPAASNQAPVQKVAPGSPTAPTTTHVTAQPAAPALPQPTQYTIPTTPRTYVDLRGSGSEATDRHVGENGLGEQQPLYPGIYVQGNSNHQQGQERLDQGGYQNAGGQQQHQQQPPQGWNQGSLPDINPANINLDQFNGHVYPIHTGGYAGEDQGGAGYQTTAGQLAASSQYSLNITQLLAQIEAVNSQVITLNMLLAGMANNPTAYSNANENSCRSVVQLLKTQKRTPQLVYVPILIPYAEGQYNINQPIAPPARSDAYRGQPTKGGCHNCRG